From the Erpetoichthys calabaricus chromosome 12, fErpCal1.3, whole genome shotgun sequence genome, the window ctgtttttactgaagtttaagtttaaaaagtatttgtgtgttcatttcaaagccaaacagaacaaaatcgtattacatAACGAATAACTCTTAACGTAACATGAAATATAGTTTACTTTcacattattatgttttactcttttttaatatggttaattactcactgtaatgtaaaatagctctattatgcatatgtaacaattcccatgaaaataaaaatgtgtttaaattgtacaaccgcatccccatacgcaagagacagaaccacaaagaggctgcgcaggcaggggggttggcgagcgaagtgagcaggggggcaaagccccctggtttttttaaaaacaaaatttactgCAGGTGAATTTAGAATACAAAAAGACGAGATCCCGTGCAGTATTATTGCATTCACTAAACAACCTCATCAGGTAGTGAGGATATTAACAAATAACCTAACCCGCCAGGGCCACTTAAACACCTGCACTCCCACCCGCTCTCCACCTGACCTGGAGTACTAAGGGGAAAGAAAGAAGCGAACAATTAAAATGTTACAtggtatctgtctatctatctatctgtgtttgCTTTCAGAAGGTTTTTCAGCGATTACTACCTCTCAAAACACGTCATGGAAGCATTATTAATCCTGGtcaaagttaattctaaatgagTTAGTTCATTAAACTGGCCATTTGGAGGTATTGAGATAGAGCTGAACTTTCTAGATTCTGATTAAGATGTAAGGAATATGAGGAAGATTATGATTGATTATTTTAGAGCGGTCCTAGGAGATGAGTTTTCAAAAAGAGAGTACTTGATGGCAACGCCTATGCATATGCAAAATGGTCCCTATTTGTACTTGGAAACAAAGATGGCAAACACGATCAAGCTAGAGCTTCATAAAATTCCTCTTTTTGGAGATACGGTATAACTCAAGTAATGAGTGTGATTGTATACACAGATAAAGATTTTGTGCCGatagttttaacattttttaactggCATACCAGTCCATTGATGAGGTTTTTGATGAGGGAAAGGTTGGGCAGCAGTAGAATAAATGATTTGGGTGATGAGGGGAAATTGAACAAAAcgttaaggactttcaaaactcgacttgatgtttttttggaagaaataagtggataggacttggcgagctttgttgggctgaatggcctgttcttgtcgaGAGTGTTCTAAAAGAAGATGAGATCGATGATGAGGAAAAGTGTGCAACTGATATGTGGCAAGAGgaaagtgacattaaaaatgaaGCTGGATGTGAAAATAGTGGATTACagacagggaaaaaaaacatatctCCTTGTGTTTTGTCATGACAGGGTTGTAGGGTGATTTTATTTCCGCATATACTCTTTATTACATAAACCTTAAAAGAATGCCCCAAATCCTGTCCTCTTACTACACTGTCAGGATTGGCTGCTATTGTACTTCAGTTCCCCAtaccatttctttaatatttgtaaCCCTAGACAATTAGTGCCAGAACAGGTAGGAGAGAAAGTTGCATATTCATTGAGCATTATTCAAATAGATAGTGccgtaaacaaaagcaaaataaaatgtgaatgcCATACCACCTGGCTAGGTGTTTAGTCTTTCCAGGCGGCTCATTTCCTGCATTGCTTGAAGCATCAGCAGTAACTCAGAGCATTTTCAGATTCACTTCTCCCTCCTCCAGTCTCTCTCATCAGctcctttactgatttttttataaaGCGTATCTAAGTGTGATGTGGTCGTCCTGTCTCCAAGACatgccattttttaaatacaatttcttttttccGGAAAGTGCTTTCAAAGCTCATATGCTTCTGCTATTATGGTCAGGAGGATGTAGTGAGGTGTGCTTGTGTAACTCAGAAGCAGGTGGTTATAAGAAGTATCCAGAGTTCGTAAAGCTAAATTCATGTTTCCAAAATCCAGTTTTGCCTAACTCTTTTGACATCGTTAATGGGAACCAGAAGCACATGTTTGTGCAGCTTTTGAAGCCATGTGTGTATTATGGTAGCAGTCCTGCATTATACTTTTGATTTAAACCGGTTGTTGTTATCTCCTGTCAACAAACATGCATAGCCAACCAACACCCTAAACCTACAATGTAAAATAGCTTATTGCATTGTTTACTTAAACTTATTATCAAAACGTTCAGATATTTCATATGCAAACGCCAAAGCAATAAAAGAATAGAAACGTTTTACATTTGCATTAGCAAAGTAATATGGAAGCTGTTTTAGCATACCAAGTTGTTTCAGCATAGAAAGGAATAAAGAATCCATGTAAAGGTCTGCTTTTAAACGTCTCAAGTTTTGTTCTGTTCTCCAAGTTCTTCAAGGCCAAATCAGATGATTTCAGAATTATGACGTGACAGAGATAACCCATGTAATgagtgtttttgtatatacagatAAAAAGCGATGTGGAACATTGAAAATAGATGGGATTGCATTGTACACTGTGTTTAACGTTCGTGGCATGGGAGGGTGGGATTGGATGTTTGTATTGAGAGGTAGTGAATGAATAATGCTAAGTGTATTGGTATTGAATGTAaaaggtgtgtgtgtgaagtGAAACAGATAGTGAATCTTTCTTACTAGCCCTGTATTTGTGTCCTCTCTAGGAGTGCTTGGCGATTGTGACTCGCAGGTCCACCCCGTTCCAGCTCTGAAACGATGGGTCATGGGTCCCCTGTTCCAGTCTCTGAAGTCCAAAGTTGCTAGCTTTACTGAGATTGTTATGTCACCTGTTCGACTATTTAAACCCAGTGACGTGCTGGCAGAAGATACCTCAAGGAGCCCACGTGCGACGGAAGAATTGTTGGGTGGTCTTGCAGCAGACTTTCGGATACCGGAGAGGCCTTTAAGCCAGGAGTCCATTGCCTCAAAATCACCTGTGTGGCTTGAGGAGACATGTGAATTAGACACAGGGCTGCTTCTGGATAGTCCAGATCTGTCAGGTTTATCTGAATCATGTGATGAGTGTCATGAGTTCCTCTCTCGATCTTCAGACAATGGAGAAGACTTGAAATTGAGTTCAAGGCCTTCCAGAAAACTGAGGGAAACCAATGCACTATTGTCAAAGATCTCTGTTTTTGAGGAGGGCTTTGAGCTACAGTCAACAGCCATGGCCTCTTTAAAATCTCAAGAAGAGGAGGGGAGGTTCTGTACCTCCGACTGCTCAGAAGCCTTTATTGAGGCAATTTCTCAATCTCCAACATCCCACGGCAAAAGTAGTATATGTCAGACGCCACCTTTGACTCCGAGAAAGAACAGAACCAGTAATTTGCCTTCTACAACCCCTAGGAAAAGAAGTAGCTCTCCATCACCTTCAGAAACTCCTGGAAAATGGAGGAACTCCCAGTCATCTCCTGAGACCCCTAGCAAAAGGAGAAGCTTCGAGCCTTCTGAGACACTTGGCAAAACAGGCGGGTCCCAGTCACTTGATAATTTGGTTTCAGCCATAGGGTCTGAACTGCCAACAAAACAATGCCATGACGAGAAGAAGAGTAGGATGCAAGCAGAACTGTCAGTATCTAGAAGAAGCTTTCAGTTAGTAACGGACATCGAAGGGTCAGAAACCCCAAAAACCCGAGGGAGAGAGAACTGCAGCAACTTGCAAGATAAAGAGTCAGACTTACCAGTCACAATGAAGTCTGACTATATTAAAATGGTGTGTAGGACCCCACTGCGTAGTACCATGGATCATCAGGAACCTAGATCTTGTGAGGACTTCTCAGACATGCCGGTGGTACATGGGACCCACAAGGAGTCTCCAATCATCACTCGTAGTAGCACCATCTCGAAGGAGACAAGGAGACCTCATTCTTCTGGGAGGAAAAATGCACTTTCCCCAGCCAAGCTGCACTCTGAGGATGGTTCCCCAAGACAGAAGACACTTCTTGATTCAAAGCAAAGACTATCGGGCAGATATGGGAAACTGTGTAAGAGAAACCAATCATGCACTTTGAGCGGCGTGTCCTTGGGTAGTGTGAAAGCTTCCAGATCCTCTTTAAGAAGATTGAAAACTCGTAAAATTGTCTGCAGGTGTTGTGAGAGCCCGAGGAACAAGACACCAGGGTCCTTACTGGCATTGAAGTATCACAGATCAGTTCAGAATTCGCAAAAACTGGGACAGCTACATACAAGTGTAAGACGAAGCCCCAGAAAGGTGGATATTTTGTCTGATTTTAAGTCCCTTAGATCTGGAACACTTATCAGAGTATCTCCTGAACAAAAGATGTTGAAACCACCAGTGGTAAGAAATCTGTCCTCCACTGCATTTAGCACACAAACTGATGCAGAAGGAGAAAGTTCACATCATGTAGAAGTCACCATCCACATTGCAGAAGAAGAAGGTGTTCAGAAGCCTGCACAGATTGACCCATCTTCCAGAGAAGCTTGCGAGGAAAAGATTTTGGGAACACCTAAAACTTCTAGGAGTTGTACAGATCTCTCTCCTCCTGTTAGATCCACCAGAAGAACTTCTCTGCGCTTAAGATCACTCCACAATGTGACAAACTGGAGGGTCTCTTCTGTTACTTTCCCTGGAAGCCCAAAGCGTGTAGTGGGAGCTGCATACCTTCATGGGGTCAGTCAATTGCACAACAGAGCTAGAGCATCTTATGAGTTTTGCAGAAGCCCCCAGAAGATGGAACATTTCCTGGACTTTAAGTCCCTGAGATCTGGAGCACTTATCAAAACCTCTTCTGAAAAGAAGAGGTTAAAACCGTCTGCAGCATTACATTTGTCTCCTGTAGCCTTTTCAATTGAGCCCACTAAAGCAGGGGATAGTCCTTCTAAAGTGGAACATGTGTTCCACCATTTGGACACGACCACCACCCCCCAGATTATTGGTGAACAAAGTATTCAGAGATTGCCCGAGACTGATCTGGCCTCTGCACAAAGTGGTGAGCAGAAAAATTTGGGGGACTTGGGATTGCCTGGAAGATTGGCAGCTCAGTCTCCCTCTGCTATATCCGCACAAAGTTTTATCCCTCCAGGTAGAGAGGATAAAATGGAAATGAGGAAAAGCTCTTCTGGACATTGCAGCTCACCACAGGATTTCCCTGAACGGAGCGTCTCTCCTGAACAGCCTTCTGTAAGTTCTCCTGGGAATTTGCAGTCTGTAATGGGATCTGTATGCCCTCAAAGGAAGGCCAAATTGCACGGTGCTGACGGACACTCTTCTGAACTTCGTAGAAGCCCCAGAAAGGCTGTCAGCTTGGACTTTAAGTTGTTGAGGTCTGGAGCACTTATTAAAGTAACTTCTGAAGGGAAGGCTTTGAAGCCTCAAGTGGTAAGACTCCTTTCTCCTACGGCCTGTTCCACGCAGTCTGATAGATCGGGAGTTAGCTCTCCTTTGAAGGAAGACAGTCTTGACCAGATTGTGAAAGGGAAGCATATTCTGGAGCCAGCAGAGATTGATTCATCCTCTAGAGAAACTGGTGAAGAAGGAAGTTCAGGAACATCTGCACCTTCAGTAAGCCCTCCTAGAGTTACTCGAAGATCCCTCACGCTGTTGAGACAAAACAACGTGGATCCAGAAAATAGGACGTCTTTATGCTTTAGGTCACCAAATGTAAGAAGTTCCTTAACTTCACCCAGTGGTACACAGTGTGCATCAGAGACCTTGTGCCATCATAGAGACATTGATTTGCACAGTGAAGCTAGACTTTCTTCTGAGCTCCCAGGAAGCCCCAGAAAGGAGGGTAGCTTGCTTGACTTTAAATTGTTAAGATCTGGTGCGCTTGTTAATGCATTTTCAGAGCACAAAACGGTGTCAAAACCACCTGTAATAAAACATTTGTCGTCTTTAAATACCTTTGACCTGTCAGGTAAAGCAGAGTCTAGTTCTCCTCGTGTGGAAGTTATGTTACACCGTTTAAAAGTAACCACCTCGACTGTGGATGTTGAAAGCTTTCAGAAGTCGGCAAAGGTTGATGTCTGCCTAAAGGCAGCTAGTGTGGGAACATCAGGATCGCCTCCTGCAAGATTCACCAGAAGATCTCTAACTCTAGGAGAACAGTGTGGCAAGGAACTGGAGAAAAGCCCTCCTTTGCACTTTAGATCACAGTGTGATGAGACGAAGTGGAGGCCCTCCTGTCATTCTGGAACTACACTCAGCAGCCTACATGTGTACTGTCCCAAGGAGGATGAATCACAAAGTGGAGCTGGACTGTTTTCTGAGCTTCTCAGAAGCCCAATTCGGCTTGCGCGTTCAAGAGAAGCCCTCGGTCCACAAGGAGAGCTTACTTCTCTGGCTGTTACTGCTCTGTCTGAAGCAGAGAAGCCTGGCCTACAGCACAGGCTCCGCAGAGCCACGCCATCTCCAAAGCAAGAGTGGGGTAAAGGGAGTGGTTTTAAGCTGAGGTCTGGAATCAGCGAATCAGCTCAGAGAGTCCAGAATACCCCTGATGATGAGGATGTGGAGGGTACTGTTTTCCATTCAGTGCCATCTCCCAGAATGCAACTGAGGTCACGGGTCAGCCCTGGAGGGGAGGAGAGACATTTATTCCTTCAACAGGCAGGCATGTCAAGCTCTAGTAAAGTGGAGACCGCTATTACCAGTTCTAGAAAAGCCCCAACCCTTATCCGCAGCTACTCCTGTCCTGATTTTCCTTCCTGCTCTCCCGAGTCTCTGTTGGCTGTGCTTGCTGGCCCTCCTCTTGTCAAGGTTGTCCCCCAGTTGCTCCAAGATGCTTCCAAGTGCCCTCGACTGCGGAGGCACACTGTCTGTAGTTTGGAGGTGGAAAGAGAGGTTGCCCCCTTGTGTCTGCGGAAAGAAGTTTTCCCGGGATGTAACCAGGGACCTGCAACCCGCCATTCCACCTCACCGCTCTCTACACTGGCCTCTTGTTTCCTCTCCAGTCCCCTGGCATTTTTGTCCCGTCGCCATAGCCCTGATGGCGAGGAAGATGACATTTCCCTGCCCCCTTGTCTACCACCTACTTCTTCCACCTCCCCCAACTTCCTCTGTTCCAGTTCTTCTCCGTGTGTCCCAGGAGGTCACCAGTCACCTGTTACCCACTGCAGGTACCGTCCTGAACACCTTTAGtttgtccatttttttccatgtatttctgtctgtctgtctgtctgtctgtctgtctgtctgtctgtctgtctgtctgtgtgaagATGGGAAGTGGTCCCTTATGTTTCTGTCTCTCACTGCCAAATTCCATACTGaccattctttgtttctctgaactTTTTCAGTCCACAAACACAGCTTGCAGAGTTGTCAAGCTCAAGGGAAAATGTGGGATTTTGCCAAAGCAGGAAAGAAATCACAACCACCCCAGTAGAGGAGGAAGACGAGGGGGAAAAGGGGGAATTTCCATTGTTGGACTCGGACATCAAGGTAAGTCTTGCCAGCCTTGAATCTCAAATAAGAGGTGCAGCCTGACAGACGGACATGGCCACACGTGAGGAATAACCATTAAAGAGAAGGGTGTAGGGTTGGTTGGTTGAGCTTATCTTCTTGGGTCATCTTGCAGGTGGACTGTACAAGCGAAGGTACGAGAGGCAGAGTTTCCCGAATTCGAATTAGGAAGACACCCCCGAAGACACCAACCAATCTGACACCTATGGGCCTCCCCAAAACAGTCAGGTATTGTAACAGTCAGCTATTATaacatattgtcacatgtacagagtacagtgaaattctttaatgcatgtctgaccaacatgcaacaggTCACCACCTTTCATATGtttataaaacattatataaGAAAGGCGTATTGAAAATTTGATACAACAAATAcaactaaaataaatacatttctcatATAGACTGGGGGAACCTGATGACACTGATCCCCTAAACCAAACCCCACAAAAATGACattgaagaataaaaataaaaagtagggAAGAAACAACTTGCTCAGTAATACCTCGATTAATGAATTCTGTGAGAACAAAGCTCCTTTATAACGAAGTCTGCATGAAATGCTAGAGGATTATGAAAGTCCTTTTGCAGCCTTCTCACAAAGAACAGTTGTCATTCATGGTTGATATTGTGTGGCCTGTAGAGCGCAAAGTTTTTATGCGCGAGTGCTTAATTATTTCAGGCTTACCATAGTTGTTCATCTATATAGATAAAATCGTAAGTTACTTATCTGTTTGTGTGCTAATCATACAAAAACGGCTGAATTGGTTTTCATGTGTGTTGCTTTTGCTCCAACTAGATATATAAGTCACATGGTAAATCTGGGAGGGGGCAGCCCCAAAATCAAAAATTGTAGTCCCCACGTCAGTGCTATCAGGCAGCAGGAGTCTGCTGGGTCTGATGGGAGgagatcatcatcatcaatgcACACAAACATTTCTATTGGCCCAAGCAGGAACCTGTCTAAGACCACAGGTACAGTGTTTTTCCTCTCAGCTAAtttggataacaatttcattaCCTCGCTGGATTATTTTTACATTAGGAGAGGGTAAAGTAACTTTAGGCCTGTCTCAATTGCTCAGATAATGGAATTATACTAATGTGTTGATTCAGACAACACTAGTTTTACCAGgggtcatttttttttacagagtttTTATAGAACACTAGCTGTGAAAGCTAtagccgtgctgtaaaaagcccaacttttgaaattgaaatgtagagatgtcaggtaattgaaaggaaccactctagtgtatgtatgtgtgtgtgtgtgtgtgtgtgtgtgtgtgtatatatatatatatatatataatacatatatatatatatatatatatatataaatacatatatatatatatatataaatacatatatatataaatatgagtcTAGGGGGCTTttcttgccaacccccgggtttggttatccaggtacaatttaaagagattgttagtttaatttcattcattttttatttcttgatatttgccagtaataaagctgtagtgaatgagttgtTCCCCCCCAAGTGGTGCAAGTGCCATGTTGCATGATCTGCTTGCCGCACTACACATctttcatttaaaagcctgtacagcagctgtcctttagtctcactgccttgtctctcgtGACGTCAAAGTgccttccgagaagatcacgtctcgtttcccttgtctccctcccaagattttttttttataatagagaaatttcTCAATCTTTACTGAGATGTGAACGGGCAATGAAGGTCCCCCCCAGTAATAATTATTTTACCCCTCCTCTTGATATGAAACTAATCCCATTCGAATAGAGTACATCTTTATGTCTCATCATTTgttgtgtgttgtgttgtgtgtgcTGAATTTCCATAAgagagctgttttttttttttgttttttttttgtttttttttacacctgGGCAACACGAGTAACTTTggctagtatttttttttgtcttgtatatAAAGCTCAATGTGGGTGTATATATTTGGTCTTCATGAAATTCCAGATCCTGGGTCCAGTCTcaacaaaataatgcacacatgcATTGATAGGAGGAAACCATAGAGTACTTTGGAACTGGACATTTTGACCCTGTGGGCACCTTTTtcttattgtgttttgttttttttgtttgtttctctccATTTTTACTATATTGAGTTTAAAGACAGTTCCACTTGATGGCTCAGACCAAGTAAAACACCAGAGCAGCTTGAATCCAGACAAAAGGACCAAACCTTAAAATGATTTACCTGGGCAATGTCAGGGACTACTGCTAGTAaagtaataaatgtaatttacttaTTATGTTAAAGTAATCTTTTTAGAGACTAAAGTGCAACTTCGAGGGTAGAAACCATGTAGCAGAATCTTTTGGGTTAGCCACCTATTCATGAAAGAGACAGTGCAGAGCTTAGAATAGTACTCACTGGTAAACACTTCAAAATGCTTCTCTGCTCTTAAGGTCTTTGTAATCTGGTGTGGCCAATCAATGGTGAATCTTCTTAAGGGTCATCTCAAAGAGTTGAGGGAAGTGAggcagatggtgttgcctctgtGCCTAAATATCTGAAGAGCAGCCGTCGGCGTGAAATATCTGGGCAGTGAACAAGGCAGATGAGAGCATATTGCATGGCAGCCAACAAGGACACGAGAGACCATAGATGGCAGCTGTGCTACACCCAACCAAGCAACTACACTCATCACCCCCAACCCCACCCCTCCATTGTTGTTACAATATGTATCCGTACTCCGTCTATGTTAAATCTACCTCAGTTACTAATGACACTTTTTTATAACACACAAATCCTGGAAGGCATCTTCTTTGTTAAACAAGGTATCACTGAATAGGAAAGGATGTTGGTAGTATGAACCCTCCTTATACAGAATCCAGGTTTGGATGCTAATAATAAATGATCAGGTATTGAAACAGAAGCATGATTGATTTTAGCTACTGAGTTTTCAAGAAGAGTAAGTTTGTATAAAGATGATAatttccctgcggtgggttggcaccctgcccgggattggttcctgccttgtgccctgtgttgtctgggattggctccagcagacccccgtgaccctgtgttcggattcagcgggttggaaaatggatggatggatggatggatgataatttcCATGAAATTACAGAAAGGGGCAGGTAGGCTAGGATTAATTCTGCTGCAATTGTTCCTGTGACTAGCCAGCAAGATGGTATATTTGAAACAAGAAAGAGGTGAGGAGATAACCGAATGTCAGAAGTCACAATATAAACAAAGACGAGAATATGGACAACCAGAAATGGGGAAACTTGCAAATATTCCCTTAACATGTGAAGAAAAAAGTTCCTAAAACATTTGGGGGGGTGCAGAAAGAACAGATGTGGTCAGAGCAAAGACACATGAGGTACCATTTATGGGAATGATGTTACATCTGGACAGCTTCATACCAAGTATGCCGATTGTTTGGATTTCTAGAATCTAAGGCTATCCAGAATGACAATATATCTTCTGGTGTATCGCATAACTACATGGAGTTAAGAGCAAAGGTTTGTAAGAAGCTTCATTTAGCACTGAATGGGAAGAAGAGCATAGCATAGCTTTATACAGGATGAAAACATCTGAAAAGCGCTAGGAAGTGGATGTTTGAGGGAAAAGAAGACATATTTGGGACTCCATGTGTTTTTCTGAATTGCACATAAAGAAGCAAATGAAGTAGAAGAAGAGCAttctgtaagttttaaggcttcaAATGTGAGGAGCCCAGACTCGTCAAACATGTCACCAAGGGAGGCTATGCTTTGCTTCATCCAGCCTGGGTAAAAGATCCTGCTATAATGTACAAAGCACCATTCTAGAAATTTAGAAAATGCCCCTGGGGGAAATCAGCCTTAAATATCTAATGTCAGTTATCAAGTACACaaagtgttaaaaattaataaaaaaaggaatttgtttaATTCAGGTGCGGTGGGAGAGAGTTTTGTATGAACTGCCCTTTTTTGTACAAGGTGGGATTGATGGTGGGAAAGTCATGCATGTATTGACTGAATATTGAAGAGATGGTGACAAAGTTCTAAATTATCAAGGAAAACATGAAAGTGGCGTATTAAAGACTTTGGGATTTTAAGTTTGAAAGGATTTGGAGCGGTTGTGTCTTGCTGCTTATATGAATGAGCAGCTTCATGATCTGTGTGCTTACCTCTACAGGTTAAACAAGAAAAAATTCAGCCTGGAAGAAATTTACACAAACAAGAATTTTCGAATGCCTCCAGAAGGGTGAGTGTCCACCTGCCGTTATGCGACTGCTCTGCATCTTATTTTGAGTTGCATGTCTTGAACCCCACCCCATCCTAACTGGTGCTAGTGGGCTGAGCAGGTTGGTCTTGACATGTAGACCTACTGCCCAGGACAATTCCCATTTGGTCCATTGAAGAGATCCTGGAAATGGACAAATGGGTTTGTATCATTTGATTCCCTTCTGCTGCCTGACGTGTACCTCTCCATCCC encodes:
- the prr14 gene encoding uncharacterized protein prr14 isoform X2; translated protein: MATMSPQKRCHDDRTPEVTGQPLRKSPRLCPSSELETGAELSKEKQRNLRRRARVHFVPPLQGGLLERSPRSSARLPSKLQHGRSPTLLTSKEQARHRRTKIAGTRKNEDVRHKASKTVSHKMPVAKCRSGEKSRQENGPDSSSCLGDHPENCQQGIDVEAELQTNPGVLGDCDSQVHPVPALKRWVMGPLFQSLKSKVASFTEIVMSPVRLFKPSDVLAEDTSRSPRATEELLGGLAADFRIPERPLSQESIASKSPVWLEETCELDTGLLLDSPDLSGLSESCDECHEFLSRSSDNGEDLKLSSRPSRKLRETNALLSKISVFEEGFELQSTAMASLKSQEEEGRFCTSDCSEAFIEAISQSPTSHGKSSICQTPPLTPRKNRTSNLPSTTPRKRSSSPSPSETPGKWRNSQSSPETPSKRRSFEPSETLGKTGGSQSLDNLVSAIGSELPTKQCHDEKKSRMQAELSVSRRSFQLVTDIEGSETPKTRGRENCSNLQDKESDLPVTMKSDYIKMVCRTPLRSTMDHQEPRSCEDFSDMPVVHGTHKESPIITRSSTISKETRRPHSSGRKNALSPAKLHSEDGSPRQKTLLDSKQRLSGRYGKLCKRNQSCTLSGVSLGSVKASRSSLRRLKTRKIVCRCCESPRNKTPGSLLALKYHRSVQNSQKLGQLHTSVRRSPRKVDILSDFKSLRSGTLIRVSPEQKMLKPPVVRNLSSTAFSTQTDAEGESSHHVEVTIHIAEEEGVQKPAQIDPSSREACEEKILGTPKTSRSCTDLSPPVRSTRRTSLRLRSLHNVTNWRVSSVTFPGSPKRVVGAAYLHGVSQLHNRARASYEFCRSPQKMEHFLDFKSLRSGALIKTSSEKKRLKPSAALHLSPVAFSIEPTKAGDSPSKVEHVFHHLDTTTTPQIIGEQSIQRLPETDLASAQSGEQKNLGDLGLPGRLAAQSPSAISAQSFIPPGREDKMEMRKSSSGHCSSPQDFPERSVSPEQPSVSSPGNLQSVMGSVCPQRKAKLHGADGHSSELRRSPRKAVSLDFKLLRSGALIKVTSEGKALKPQVVRLLSPTACSTQSDRSGVSSPLKEDSLDQIVKGKHILEPAEIDSSSRETGEEGSSGTSAPSVSPPRVTRRSLTLLRQNNVDPENRTSLCFRSPNVRSSLTSPSGTQCASETLCHHRDIDLHSEARLSSELPGSPRKEGSLLDFKLLRSGALVNAFSEHKTVSKPPVIKHLSSLNTFDLSGKAESSSPRVEVMLHRLKVTTSTVDVESFQKSAKVDVCLKAASVGTSGSPPARFTRRSLTLGEQCGKELEKSPPLHFRSQCDETKWRPSCHSGTTLSSLHVYCPKEDESQSGAGLFSELLRSPIRLARSREALGPQGELTSLAVTALSEAEKPGLQHRLRRATPSPKQEWGKGSGFKLRSGISESAQRVQNTPDDEDVEGTVFHSVPSPRMQLRSRVSPGGEERHLFLQQAGMSSSSKVETAITSSRKAPTLIRSYSCPDFPSCSPESLLAVLAGPPLVKVVPQLLQDASKCPRLRRHTVCSLEVEREVAPLCLRKEVFPGCNQGPATRHSTSPLSTLASCFLSSPLAFLSRRHSPDGEEDDISLPPCLPPTSSTSPNFLCSSSSPCVPGGHQSPVTHCSPQTQLAELSSSRENVGFCQSRKEITTTPVEEEDEGEKGEFPLLDSDIKVDCTSEGTRGRVSRIRIRKTPPKTPTNLTPMGLPKTVRLNKKKFSLEEIYTNKNFRMPPEGRLETIFEEPVNSRNGSVCLVGQRRMKRILEFPDLGAPRKQKRTLNVTTNSKKGGGARTRRSNAVQQTTRSLTSEELDTLLCSKLSELESWLERDGV
- the prr14 gene encoding uncharacterized protein prr14 isoform X1 produces the protein MATMSPQKRCHDDRTPEVTGQPLRKSPRLCPSSELETGAELSKEKQRNLRRRARVHFVPPLQFCCNQQGGLLERSPRSSARLPSKLQHGRSPTLLTSKEQARHRRTKIAGTRKNEDVRHKASKTVSHKMPVAKCRSGEKSRQENGPDSSSCLGDHPENCQQGIDVEAELQTNPGVLGDCDSQVHPVPALKRWVMGPLFQSLKSKVASFTEIVMSPVRLFKPSDVLAEDTSRSPRATEELLGGLAADFRIPERPLSQESIASKSPVWLEETCELDTGLLLDSPDLSGLSESCDECHEFLSRSSDNGEDLKLSSRPSRKLRETNALLSKISVFEEGFELQSTAMASLKSQEEEGRFCTSDCSEAFIEAISQSPTSHGKSSICQTPPLTPRKNRTSNLPSTTPRKRSSSPSPSETPGKWRNSQSSPETPSKRRSFEPSETLGKTGGSQSLDNLVSAIGSELPTKQCHDEKKSRMQAELSVSRRSFQLVTDIEGSETPKTRGRENCSNLQDKESDLPVTMKSDYIKMVCRTPLRSTMDHQEPRSCEDFSDMPVVHGTHKESPIITRSSTISKETRRPHSSGRKNALSPAKLHSEDGSPRQKTLLDSKQRLSGRYGKLCKRNQSCTLSGVSLGSVKASRSSLRRLKTRKIVCRCCESPRNKTPGSLLALKYHRSVQNSQKLGQLHTSVRRSPRKVDILSDFKSLRSGTLIRVSPEQKMLKPPVVRNLSSTAFSTQTDAEGESSHHVEVTIHIAEEEGVQKPAQIDPSSREACEEKILGTPKTSRSCTDLSPPVRSTRRTSLRLRSLHNVTNWRVSSVTFPGSPKRVVGAAYLHGVSQLHNRARASYEFCRSPQKMEHFLDFKSLRSGALIKTSSEKKRLKPSAALHLSPVAFSIEPTKAGDSPSKVEHVFHHLDTTTTPQIIGEQSIQRLPETDLASAQSGEQKNLGDLGLPGRLAAQSPSAISAQSFIPPGREDKMEMRKSSSGHCSSPQDFPERSVSPEQPSVSSPGNLQSVMGSVCPQRKAKLHGADGHSSELRRSPRKAVSLDFKLLRSGALIKVTSEGKALKPQVVRLLSPTACSTQSDRSGVSSPLKEDSLDQIVKGKHILEPAEIDSSSRETGEEGSSGTSAPSVSPPRVTRRSLTLLRQNNVDPENRTSLCFRSPNVRSSLTSPSGTQCASETLCHHRDIDLHSEARLSSELPGSPRKEGSLLDFKLLRSGALVNAFSEHKTVSKPPVIKHLSSLNTFDLSGKAESSSPRVEVMLHRLKVTTSTVDVESFQKSAKVDVCLKAASVGTSGSPPARFTRRSLTLGEQCGKELEKSPPLHFRSQCDETKWRPSCHSGTTLSSLHVYCPKEDESQSGAGLFSELLRSPIRLARSREALGPQGELTSLAVTALSEAEKPGLQHRLRRATPSPKQEWGKGSGFKLRSGISESAQRVQNTPDDEDVEGTVFHSVPSPRMQLRSRVSPGGEERHLFLQQAGMSSSSKVETAITSSRKAPTLIRSYSCPDFPSCSPESLLAVLAGPPLVKVVPQLLQDASKCPRLRRHTVCSLEVEREVAPLCLRKEVFPGCNQGPATRHSTSPLSTLASCFLSSPLAFLSRRHSPDGEEDDISLPPCLPPTSSTSPNFLCSSSSPCVPGGHQSPVTHCSPQTQLAELSSSRENVGFCQSRKEITTTPVEEEDEGEKGEFPLLDSDIKVDCTSEGTRGRVSRIRIRKTPPKTPTNLTPMGLPKTVRLNKKKFSLEEIYTNKNFRMPPEGRLETIFEEPVNSRNGSVCLVGQRRMKRILEFPDLGAPRKQKRTLNVTTNSKKGGGARTRRSNAVQQTTRSLTSEELDTLLCSKLSELESWLERDGV